From the Mesorhizobium koreense genome, the window TCCATGCACGCATGCTGGCGCCACATGAAGGCATTCCGGAGGATCCGGCAACGGGCTCCGCCGCGGCGGCCTTCGCCGGAGCGGTCATGCGTTTCGACGCGCCGCCGGATGGTTCGACCCGGCTGTTGATCGAACAAGGCGTCGAGATGGGGCGGCCCTCGAAAATCAGGCTCGAACTCGATGTCGAGCGCGATCGGCTGATTGCAGCCCGTATCGGTGGGCATGCGGTCAGGATAGCCGAAGGAACATTGTTCGCCTGAACGCCGGAAATTTTCGCAAGGGCTGGACAGGTCCGAACGCACTGGCTATATCGGCGCCGACCCGCGCCTCTCGGCGCGCGGTGGGTGATTAGCTCAGTTGGTAGAGCAGCTGACTCTTAATCAGCGGGTCACAGGTTCGATCCCTGTATCACCCACCAATTTTTTCTCTTTGATATAACGTTTAGCAACCATTCGCCGTTAGGCCGATGAGCGTTGAGCACGCGGTGTACCGCGCGTCCCGAGGAAATAGACATAGCCGGCAATTGCCGACCCAAGGGGCGCTTAGTCGGTTGATGCGGCTCCATCGATTTCTCATGTGTCGGACCTAAGGGCCGGGAGCGGCTTTCGCATATCCTGCGACCATTGCGATCATCAATGGGGGATTGCGCCCGATGTCTCGACGTCTGCTCTGCCGCGCAATTGCGATTATCTTGTCCTGTTTCGTGCTGTCGGCGACCCAGTTCGCCCGTGCCGAAATACCCGACGAACTCTACAAGGCACTGAAGCTCTCCAAGGATGCGACGCCGAAGGAAGTCTACGACGCGATCGTCAAGCGCTATTACGATCCCAAGCAGGGCCACGGCAAAGGCGCCTTCGCCGATCTTTGGGAGCCCACCCCTTTCACCCGCTATCTCGAGCCGAAGACGCTTTACGTCGCTCCCGACATGGATTTCGAGGTCAAGCGCACCGAATGCGTCGAGTGCCACACCTCCGTCACACCCGGCTGGGTGCATTCCTGGCAGAAGAGCGTTCACGGCAATCTCGACGAGATCCGCGGCCTGCCGGCGAAAGATTCACGCTCCTACAAGCAGGAACTGATCACCGGCGTGGAGAACAATCTCCATTCGATGGGACTGTTGCCGCAAGGCGAGAAACTGCGTGAGGTCGGCTGCATCGACTGCCACATGGGTGTCGGCAAGGAAGCCGGCAATCATAAAACCGACCTGCACATGCCCGACGCGGCGGCATGCGGCCAATGCCATCTGAAGCAGTTCGCCGAGCGCGAATCGGAGCGCGACACGCAAAGCTGGCCGCAGAAGCAATGGCCGGACGGACGGCCTTCGCATGCCTTGTCGTGGCAGGCGAATGTCGAAACGGCGATCTGGGCCGGCATGTCGCAGCGCGAGGTCGCCGACGGCTGCTCAATGTGCCACACCATGCAGAACACCTGTAATTCCTGCCACACCAGGCATGAATTCTCGGCCGTCGAGGCGCGCAAGCCGGAGACCTGCTCGACGTGCCATAACGGTGTCGACCATAACGAGTTCGAGGCCTTCATGCTGTCGAAGCACGGCGTCGTCTACCAGACTCAAGGTTCGACCTGGGACTGGCAGAAGCCGCTCGCCAAGGCGTTCAGCGAAGGCGGCCAGGTCGGCCCGACCTGCCAGACCTGCCACATGGAATTCAACGGCGAGTACAGCCACAACCTCGTGCGCAAGGTCCGCTGGGGATTCGAGCCGAAGCCCGAGATCGCCGACAATCTCAACGATCCGTGGTTCCAGAAGCGCAAGGAAGCCTGGATAGGGACCTGCACGCAGTGCCATTCGCCGTCCTTCGCCACGTCCTATCTGGGCATGATGGACAGCGGCACCAAGCAGGGCATCGAGTTGGTCAAGGAAGCACGCGGCGTCATGCAGAAGCTCTATGACGACAAGCTGCTCGTCGGCCAGACCACCAACCGCCCCGCGCCGCCCAAGCCCGATGCCGACAGCCCCGGTGCGTTCGCGGGCCTGTTCTTCTCGGCCGGCAACTTCCCGACGGCGATCGACTACGAGTTCGCCCAGATGTGGGAGCAGCACATCATGCAGCACTTCAAGGGCCTCGCCCATGTGAATCCCGGCGGATTCACCTACTCCCAGGGCTGGTCGAAGCTGATCCGCAGCCTGGCGCGCATCAAGGACGCCGACACCCAGCTTCGCGAGAAGGCCGCCCTTGAGGCACGCGTCGAGGCGCTCGAGGCAAA encodes:
- a CDS encoding multiheme c-type cytochrome, which codes for MSRRLLCRAIAIILSCFVLSATQFARAEIPDELYKALKLSKDATPKEVYDAIVKRYYDPKQGHGKGAFADLWEPTPFTRYLEPKTLYVAPDMDFEVKRTECVECHTSVTPGWVHSWQKSVHGNLDEIRGLPAKDSRSYKQELITGVENNLHSMGLLPQGEKLREVGCIDCHMGVGKEAGNHKTDLHMPDAAACGQCHLKQFAERESERDTQSWPQKQWPDGRPSHALSWQANVETAIWAGMSQREVADGCSMCHTMQNTCNSCHTRHEFSAVEARKPETCSTCHNGVDHNEFEAFMLSKHGVVYQTQGSTWDWQKPLAKAFSEGGQVGPTCQTCHMEFNGEYSHNLVRKVRWGFEPKPEIADNLNDPWFQKRKEAWIGTCTQCHSPSFATSYLGMMDSGTKQGIELVKEARGVMQKLYDDKLLVGQTTNRPAPPKPDADSPGAFAGLFFSAGNFPTAIDYEFAQMWEQHIMQHFKGLAHVNPGGFTYSQGWSKLIRSLARIKDADTQLREKAALEARVEALEAKGKQGWLDLDTPTKRAAAGGAGFGLAGLGLGLLLLPAVRRRRKR